In Nostoc sp. GT001, a genomic segment contains:
- a CDS encoding serine/threonine-protein kinase, whose protein sequence is MSYCTNIDCLRPQNSDSSRFCNSCGQELLLKQRYRPLAIIGRGGFGRTFLAIDEHLPDQPKCAIKQLCFQQENTEIWHKAVNLFHQEALRLNELEHSQIPKLLAHFEQNQKFYIVEELVDGQTLAQELQKQGVFQEPQIWEILKSLLLTLQFIHSRQVIHRDIKPENIMRRSSRGDLVLIDFGVAKFANNMKQLRTGTIVGSPEYIAPEQMRGKALPASDLYSLGVTCIYLLTNVSPFDLFDIASDRWIWQEHLPAFNTVSVHLCEILDKLLQNAVSQRFQSATEVLQILEQQPKKLLNISNYRTVNTIDCTHLRDLLAKGKWELADKETWELICQALAKPRGSYIFSSDFEKLPCQDLQTIDLLWVNYSHKRFGFSIQTLIYKNVNGDYVIFCNQVGWHIYNSSYANSKFNFSLKAPIGHLPSRIWIGGSQPWRYPDALAVKLAACGIN, encoded by the coding sequence ATGAGCTACTGTACCAATATTGATTGCCTACGTCCACAAAATTCTGACAGTTCTCGTTTTTGCAATAGTTGTGGTCAGGAATTATTACTCAAACAGCGATATCGTCCACTCGCCATCATTGGACGCGGTGGCTTTGGGAGAACGTTTTTAGCTATTGATGAACATCTTCCAGATCAACCCAAATGTGCAATCAAACAACTATGTTTTCAACAGGAAAATACTGAGATTTGGCATAAGGCAGTCAATTTATTTCATCAAGAAGCCCTTCGTCTCAATGAACTAGAACACTCTCAAATACCCAAATTACTAGCGCACTTTGAACAAAATCAAAAGTTTTATATTGTTGAGGAATTAGTAGATGGACAAACACTCGCCCAGGAATTACAAAAACAAGGCGTTTTTCAAGAACCGCAAATTTGGGAGATATTAAAAAGTTTATTGCTCACATTGCAATTTATCCATTCCCGACAAGTAATCCACCGAGATATTAAACCGGAAAATATTATGCGCCGTTCAAGTCGAGGAGACCTGGTTTTAATCGATTTCGGAGTTGCCAAATTCGCCAATAACATGAAGCAGCTTCGTACAGGCACTATAGTAGGTAGCCCAGAATATATCGCTCCCGAACAAATGCGAGGAAAGGCATTACCAGCCAGCGATCTTTACAGCTTAGGTGTAACATGTATTTACTTACTCACCAATGTTTCTCCCTTTGATTTGTTCGATATTGCTAGCGATCGCTGGATATGGCAAGAACATTTACCAGCATTCAATACTGTTAGCGTTCACCTTTGTGAAATCTTAGATAAACTTTTACAAAATGCCGTTTCACAACGCTTCCAATCTGCAACAGAAGTTTTACAGATACTGGAGCAACAACCAAAAAAATTGCTAAATATTTCTAATTATCGTACAGTAAATACTATTGATTGTACGCATTTGCGTGATTTATTAGCAAAGGGAAAATGGGAATTAGCAGATAAAGAAACTTGGGAACTAATATGTCAAGCACTAGCAAAGCCTAGAGGTAGCTATATATTTAGTAGCGATTTTGAGAAACTTCCCTGTCAAGATTTGCAAACCATTGACCTTTTATGGGTGAATTACAGTCATAAACGCTTTGGTTTTAGCATACAGACACTTATTTACAAAAACGTGAATGGCGACTATGTAATTTTTTGTAATCAAGTTGGTTGGCATATATACAATTCTAGTTATGCAAATTCAAAATTCAATTTTAGTCTCAAAGCACCAATCGGTCATTTACCCTCACGTATTTGGATTGGTGGTTCTCAACCGTGGCGCTACCCCGATGCTTTAGCTGTCAAATTAGCAGCTTGTGGTATTAATTAG
- a CDS encoding exopolysaccharide biosynthesis protein, with product MHLRFSQDIKSLLQRLAEQPLTLGDILTETSERGFSLVITLLVLPFLLPMPPGLTGPFGGACLLLSVQMLLGRRSPWLPKRIANYKFPRSFAQLLLQNLGRLTKVFQKIARPRLAKIAHNPLIWRINGFCISLLTVLLILPIPFTNPIPTIGILLLTVATIESDGLLICISYGITALITLLFGFIGYAVWLAPSLLPSILK from the coding sequence ATGCATCTGAGATTTTCTCAAGATATAAAATCCCTGTTGCAACGCCTAGCTGAACAACCGCTGACTCTAGGCGATATTCTGACAGAAACCTCAGAACGGGGCTTCAGTCTGGTAATTACATTATTAGTTTTGCCTTTTTTACTTCCTATGCCACCGGGATTAACTGGTCCATTTGGTGGTGCTTGTTTACTGTTGTCAGTGCAAATGCTTTTAGGAAGGCGATCGCCTTGGCTACCAAAAAGAATCGCTAACTACAAATTTCCTCGTTCCTTCGCCCAGTTACTTTTGCAAAATTTGGGACGGCTTACCAAAGTTTTTCAGAAAATCGCCCGTCCCCGATTAGCAAAAATAGCTCATAATCCTTTAATTTGGCGAATTAATGGGTTTTGTATCTCTTTATTAACAGTATTACTAATATTACCAATCCCGTTTACAAATCCTATCCCGACTATCGGTATTTTACTTTTGACTGTTGCCACCATAGAATCTGATGGTTTGCTAATTTGCATCAGCTACGGCATTACTGCCCTAATTACCTTGTTGTTTGGATTTATTGGTTATGCAGTGTGGTTAGCTCCCAGTTTGCTGCCATCGATATTGAAATAA
- the arfB gene encoding alternative ribosome rescue aminoacyl-tRNA hydrolase ArfB yields the protein MLQISNNVIIPQTEIEITAIRSQGAGGQNVNKVSTAIHLRFDIAASSLPDYYKQQLLKLNDRRINQEGVVVIKAQEHRSQENNRESALKRLQELIQSAVVVTIKRKPTKPTRSSQRKRLDHKSKRAQIKSNRRQVTDC from the coding sequence ATGCTGCAAATTTCCAATAATGTTATTATTCCACAGACTGAAATTGAAATTACTGCGATTCGCTCCCAAGGAGCAGGAGGTCAAAATGTAAATAAGGTTTCTACCGCGATCCACTTGCGCTTCGATATTGCGGCTTCATCATTACCCGATTATTATAAACAACAGCTTTTAAAGCTCAACGATCGACGCATTAACCAAGAAGGCGTAGTTGTAATTAAAGCCCAGGAACACCGAAGCCAAGAGAACAATCGCGAGTCAGCCTTGAAACGACTTCAAGAACTAATTCAAAGCGCAGTTGTCGTGACAATCAAACGCAAACCTACTAAACCAACTCGCAGTTCTCAAAGAAAACGCCTTGACCACAAAAGTAAGCGCGCACAGATAAAATCTAACAGAAGACAGGTGACAGATTGTTAA
- a CDS encoding SDR family oxidoreductase, producing the protein MPTALITGASSGIGKAFAQELAARKTNLVLVARSEEKLSQLAKQLQEQHNIQVDVIVKDLTEPNAAASVFDATKSKELTIDLLINNAGFGYYGDFAEGDGEKQVKIVQLNILALVDLTHKFLPLMRQRRSGSIINVSSITAFQPIPYLSVYAASKAFILSFSEALWAENYQYGVRILVTCPEPIETNFFAEANFPPALAGSTDKVYSSEKVVWESLEALEKGYPTVISSDTTTQIRSKLSRLVPRKLLLNMLAKRFKA; encoded by the coding sequence ATGCCAACTGCTTTAATTACTGGTGCTTCTAGTGGTATTGGTAAAGCCTTTGCTCAAGAACTAGCTGCACGCAAGACAAATCTTGTACTCGTTGCTCGTTCTGAAGAAAAACTGAGCCAATTAGCTAAACAACTACAAGAACAACACAACATTCAAGTAGACGTTATAGTTAAAGACCTCACAGAACCTAATGCAGCAGCTAGTGTATTTGATGCCACAAAATCAAAAGAATTAACTATTGACTTATTAATCAACAATGCTGGTTTTGGTTACTATGGCGACTTTGCTGAAGGGGATGGAGAAAAACAAGTCAAAATCGTACAATTAAATATTTTAGCATTGGTAGATTTAACTCATAAGTTTTTACCCTTGATGCGGCAACGTCGTTCTGGAAGTATTATTAACGTATCCTCGATTACCGCATTTCAACCAATACCATATCTTTCGGTTTATGCTGCAAGTAAAGCTTTTATTCTCAGCTTTAGTGAAGCATTATGGGCAGAAAATTATCAGTATGGTGTCCGTATTTTAGTCACTTGTCCAGAGCCAATAGAAACAAACTTTTTTGCAGAAGCTAATTTTCCTCCAGCGCTGGCAGGTAGTACAGATAAAGTTTATTCTTCCGAAAAAGTGGTTTGGGAATCTTTAGAGGCTTTAGAAAAAGGCTATCCAACTGTTATTAGCTCTGATACTACCACTCAAATTAGAAGCAAATTATCTCGGCTTGTACCGCGCAAACTTCTACTGAATATGTTAGCGAAACGCTTTAAAGCCTAA
- the dpdE gene encoding protein DpdE — protein sequence MIKLGLLVQSQNNSLGIGKVTEISDTNAIVEYFCSIGQRLQKTLPLSSLSEVKLEPQARCYIKFPTQDKWIVGRVFIWDDDTEMYQIDLPDKKTAIASVEDIYVRCNLPNTDPIQTLAMKGHETPYFHDKRLAFVKSLIQQRAVSRGMTGLISANINLYPHQVEVVRRVLEDPIQRYLLADEVGLGKTIEAGAILRQFLLDEPKKGAVVIVPQYLLKQWRTELENKFYISHFGKRVAVLAVEDIHKINLKARIGCLILDEAHHIAAMATSKDATVRQRFQTCKELAHKSDRLLLLSATPVLNHEQDFLAMLHLLDPTTYKIGDLAGFRTKVESRQQIGKLLLSFKEGAEPEVLKSNLQQLRNLLAEDKYLLKLADDLENCLQANSTEQEQIVQAIRVHISDIYRLHRRMLRNRRAAVEDVIFDRNFTPKEEYDLDERSLDIHELLNQWRSVAPAEKQYQRVFLLLFLAAGTWLGILEQVITARLTAKPHAKLIQEFKENDVRLLTTTPKFSGEEEILQSLLKIIRQPQEDGQRTENLKTVLLNQLGTYFKIPANVRKNQKEFITRIQQRIKRPIAGDILPKFVVFTSFVQTCGEIVRYLSDTFGAETVASHQFGESPDKVEEGLNRFKNNPNCFILVCDRSGEEGRNLQFADWLIHFDLPWSPNQLEQRIGRLDRIGSKIGIQSSALIGPYLEDSPHNAWYKVLKDGFGIFQQSIASLQFYVDEKLAELETVLFQSGAAGLLEMVAPIQEQIEAEIAKISEQNALDEIDANDEIATEYFQELDNYDARHLEMKRAIEGWICDALGFRGLNNPDSSEMRRYQPTTRTLVPINDLQNRFAESSLDQFGTYNRRVANQNPGVKLFRVGEGFVEALSNYINWDDRGEAFALWRTDASWDAKEGKEWFGFQCNYVVEANLRTAKQVLLDNKLDNSQFKNLQRRVDALFPPIIETIYVDGRKQPICAVEDKALLSILQRPYKDKNNNQGRDYNLAKERLGIIDDFVDPSKWQNFCYEVRNASAELLSNRPDFIDLCQSCAKVAEKKLANRVEQLRLRLNQQSWDNALAEELKIETALNAAILEGIRQPLLRLDSVGFIVVSGRSLVQFE from the coding sequence ATGATTAAGCTTGGTTTATTGGTACAGTCCCAGAATAACTCTTTGGGTATCGGAAAAGTTACGGAAATATCTGATACCAATGCGATTGTTGAGTATTTCTGCTCTATAGGCCAACGTCTCCAAAAAACTTTACCTTTAAGTTCGCTCTCTGAAGTCAAGCTGGAACCCCAAGCTAGATGCTATATCAAGTTCCCAACTCAGGATAAATGGATAGTTGGCAGAGTTTTTATCTGGGATGATGATACAGAAATGTATCAAATTGATTTGCCAGATAAGAAAACTGCGATCGCATCTGTTGAAGATATTTACGTTCGTTGTAATCTACCAAATACAGACCCCATCCAAACTCTAGCGATGAAGGGTCACGAAACGCCTTATTTCCACGACAAAAGACTGGCTTTCGTGAAATCCTTGATTCAGCAACGCGCTGTGAGTCGCGGGATGACGGGACTGATTTCGGCAAATATTAATCTTTATCCTCACCAAGTTGAAGTAGTCAGGCGGGTACTGGAAGACCCAATTCAACGCTACTTGTTAGCAGATGAGGTGGGACTCGGAAAAACCATCGAAGCGGGTGCGATTCTGCGTCAATTCCTTCTCGATGAACCGAAAAAAGGTGCAGTGGTGATAGTTCCGCAATACTTGCTCAAACAATGGCGGACTGAGTTAGAAAACAAGTTTTACATCTCCCATTTTGGCAAACGGGTAGCGGTGCTGGCGGTTGAAGATATTCATAAAATCAACCTGAAAGCAAGGATAGGCTGCTTAATTTTAGATGAAGCTCATCACATCGCCGCAATGGCAACCTCTAAGGATGCAACAGTGCGTCAGCGTTTTCAGACTTGCAAAGAACTTGCTCATAAAAGCGATCGCTTACTTTTATTATCTGCCACTCCGGTTCTCAATCACGAGCAGGATTTTCTGGCCATGTTGCACTTACTCGACCCAACAACCTATAAAATTGGCGATCTAGCAGGTTTCCGCACCAAAGTTGAAAGCCGTCAGCAAATTGGTAAACTTCTGCTTTCTTTTAAAGAAGGTGCAGAACCAGAGGTTCTCAAAAGCAACTTGCAGCAATTGCGAAACCTTTTGGCTGAAGATAAGTATTTACTGAAGTTGGCGGATGATTTAGAAAATTGTTTACAAGCAAATTCTACCGAGCAAGAGCAAATCGTCCAAGCGATTCGCGTCCACATCAGCGATATTTATCGACTACATCGGCGAATGCTTCGCAACCGTCGCGCTGCGGTAGAAGATGTGATATTTGACCGCAACTTTACGCCGAAAGAAGAGTATGATTTAGACGAGCGATCGCTTGATATTCACGAACTCCTCAATCAATGGCGGAGTGTTGCTCCTGCTGAAAAGCAATATCAGCGAGTTTTTCTGCTGTTATTTCTCGCTGCTGGTACTTGGTTAGGCATTTTAGAGCAGGTAATTACGGCGCGTTTAACTGCGAAACCTCATGCTAAACTCATCCAAGAATTTAAAGAAAATGATGTTCGCCTATTAACTACAACCCCCAAATTCTCAGGGGAAGAAGAGATTCTCCAATCCTTACTAAAAATTATTCGTCAACCTCAAGAGGACGGACAACGGACGGAAAATTTGAAAACAGTGCTGCTAAATCAGCTAGGTACTTATTTCAAAATTCCCGCAAACGTTCGGAAAAATCAAAAGGAATTCATCACCAGGATACAGCAGAGAATTAAAAGACCAATTGCTGGCGATATTCTGCCCAAATTTGTTGTATTTACCAGTTTTGTGCAAACTTGTGGTGAAATTGTCCGGTATTTATCTGATACCTTTGGTGCAGAGACAGTGGCTAGCCATCAATTCGGAGAATCACCAGACAAAGTTGAGGAAGGCTTAAATCGATTCAAGAATAACCCAAACTGCTTTATTTTAGTATGCGATCGCTCTGGAGAAGAAGGACGTAACCTCCAGTTTGCCGATTGGTTAATTCATTTTGACCTTCCTTGGTCGCCTAATCAATTAGAGCAGAGAATTGGTAGACTTGACCGCATTGGCAGCAAAATTGGCATCCAATCTAGTGCCTTGATTGGCCCCTATTTGGAAGATAGCCCTCACAATGCTTGGTATAAAGTATTAAAAGATGGGTTTGGTATTTTCCAACAATCAATTGCCAGTCTCCAGTTTTATGTTGATGAGAAACTTGCAGAATTAGAAACAGTTTTGTTTCAATCAGGTGCAGCTGGATTGTTAGAGATGGTTGCACCAATTCAAGAGCAAATTGAAGCGGAAATAGCGAAAATTAGCGAACAAAATGCTCTAGATGAAATTGATGCCAACGATGAAATTGCTACCGAGTATTTTCAAGAGCTAGATAATTACGATGCTCGTCATCTAGAAATGAAACGAGCAATTGAAGGCTGGATTTGCGACGCGCTGGGATTCAGAGGACTGAATAACCCCGATTCATCAGAGATGCGACGTTATCAACCAACAACGCGGACATTGGTGCCGATAAATGATTTACAAAACCGTTTTGCTGAGAGTTCCCTAGACCAATTTGGTACTTATAATCGCAGAGTAGCAAACCAAAATCCTGGTGTTAAACTCTTTCGAGTTGGGGAAGGATTTGTCGAAGCACTCTCGAACTATATCAACTGGGATGACCGAGGTGAAGCCTTTGCTCTCTGGCGCACTGATGCATCTTGGGACGCGAAAGAAGGGAAGGAGTGGTTCGGTTTTCAATGCAATTATGTAGTCGAGGCAAATTTAAGAACTGCCAAACAAGTTTTACTAGATAACAAACTAGATAATTCTCAATTCAAAAACTTGCAGCGACGTGTTGATGCTCTATTTCCACCAATTATAGAAACTATCTATGTTGATGGTCGCAAGCAGCCAATCTGTGCTGTTGAGGATAAAGCGCTCTTAAGTATTTTACAACGTCCATATAAAGATAAAAACAATAATCAAGGACGAGATTACAATCTAGCAAAAGAGCGCTTAGGAATTATTGACGATTTTGTTGACCCTAGTAAATGGCAAAATTTTTGCTATGAAGTGCGTAACGCTTCTGCGGAATTACTTTCAAATCGTCCCGATTTTATTGACTTATGTCAAAGTTGTGCTAAGGTCGCCGAAAAGAAATTAGCCAATAGAGTAGAACAATTACGACTACGTTTAAACCAGCAAAGTTGGGATAATGCATTAGCTGAAGAATTGAAGATAGAAACTGCTTTAAATGCAGCCATTCTAGAGGGAATTCGCCAGCCGCTTCTAAGGCTTGACTCTGTGGGTTTTATTGTGGTATCGGGGCGATCGCTTGTGCAATTTGAGTGA
- a CDS encoding RNA-binding S4 domain-containing protein, translating into MKKIRDNTIKLNQFLKLMGIVPTGGQAKLMIQGGDVQVNGMLETRRGRRLVPGDKVTIQGQTLEVNLNNNEDPDVMIDLAEQTE; encoded by the coding sequence ATGAAGAAAATTAGAGACAACACAATTAAGCTAAATCAATTTTTAAAGTTGATGGGTATAGTGCCAACTGGAGGTCAAGCCAAGCTGATGATTCAAGGTGGTGATGTCCAAGTAAACGGGATGCTAGAAACTCGACGAGGACGGCGACTAGTACCGGGCGATAAAGTGACAATTCAAGGACAAACTTTAGAGGTGAATTTGAACAACAACGAAGACCCAGATGTAATGATAGATTTAGCCGAGCAAACCGAGTAA
- a CDS encoding lipid kinase codes for MSSRALLLVNRHARQGQKGLSEAIQSLKTFGFDLIEESTEDPKHLAEVILRHKHQVDLVIIGGGDGTLNAGVDALIETQLPLGILPLGTANDLARTLGIPNSLNEACKIIADGHLHRIDLGCVNGKHFFNVASMGLSVKITQRLTKEVKRRWGVFAYAATALQVILEARPFTAEIAINGELVRVKTVQIAVGNGRYYGGGMAVADDATIDDQRLDLYSLEIEHWWQVILLLPAMRRGRHIHWQSVRSLQGQEIEVHTRKPRPINTDGEITTYTPAHFRVIPKAIAVFVPPESRS; via the coding sequence ATGAGTTCCCGCGCACTGCTGTTAGTAAATCGTCATGCTCGTCAAGGGCAAAAGGGTCTATCGGAAGCGATTCAAAGTCTGAAAACATTTGGCTTTGATTTAATTGAGGAGTCTACAGAAGATCCCAAACATCTTGCTGAAGTTATACTTCGCCATAAGCATCAAGTTGACTTGGTAATTATTGGTGGAGGAGATGGTACTCTCAATGCTGGTGTAGATGCTTTAATTGAGACTCAGTTACCTTTGGGAATCTTGCCTCTGGGAACTGCCAACGATCTAGCGAGAACTTTGGGAATCCCTAATTCCCTCAATGAAGCTTGCAAAATTATTGCAGATGGACATTTACACCGCATCGACTTGGGTTGTGTGAATGGCAAGCACTTTTTTAACGTTGCCAGTATGGGATTGAGTGTAAAAATTACCCAACGACTTACCAAAGAAGTTAAGCGCCGCTGGGGAGTATTTGCCTATGCTGCCACTGCATTGCAAGTGATTTTGGAAGCCAGACCTTTTACAGCAGAGATTGCAATCAACGGTGAATTAGTTCGCGTCAAAACAGTGCAAATTGCTGTCGGTAATGGCCGTTATTACGGTGGTGGTATGGCAGTGGCTGACGATGCCACAATAGACGATCAAAGGCTAGACCTTTATAGCTTGGAGATTGAACACTGGTGGCAGGTTATATTATTACTACCCGCAATGCGACGAGGGCGACATATACATTGGCAGAGTGTACGCTCCCTTCAAGGTCAAGAAATAGAGGTACATACTCGCAAACCTCGCCCTATCAATACAGATGGTGAAATTACTACCTACACACCTGCTCATTTTCGGGTTATACCTAAAGCTATAGCTGTTTTTGTACCCCCAGAAAGCAGGAGTTAG
- a CDS encoding cytochrome P450, which yields MTLKDKVLKGHDRQVWLAPILAKVGYDTALGKFLRLIFYYMDASIMLNAWRDFLYIRKDNIGDKYFAVDQAIMHSSHSQVRELMQTQPQLRGNDLGIIRILAPSYLLDNPLSLGTNGNEHTGLRTVILQALPEPSEKIDFLGNLVEQSLLEAAKQGKLHIGNDLPKIMLSSLHQLVFQISLSEEEITASDSYIKGLALASLPNFISKYLLAILTAPKIRHRQYLIKRYKQSAKWASYFETGAQYQLNEHQIANTLFDMIHIAEYCLGTSALLGSVIGVLCLDNTLRNNVVSEVNAVWNGKKTLDSDALEKLTLLNQVILETARLYPPVRFVSQLTTEAGEVEIGEQKCPFQKGTRLLGSILTANRDANRYQNPDDFDLTRNFSDILSWNGEGHERACPGTSLSIGFIKIFCLHLFHNYQWDSITEVKWDFEKVTAVTPNNLVLQGFAQRL from the coding sequence ATGACACTTAAAGATAAAGTCCTCAAAGGTCACGATCGCCAGGTTTGGCTTGCACCTATACTAGCTAAAGTAGGTTACGACACTGCGCTCGGCAAGTTTCTCCGCTTGATTTTTTATTACATGGATGCGTCAATCATGCTCAACGCATGGCGAGACTTTCTCTACATCCGTAAAGATAATATTGGAGATAAGTATTTTGCAGTAGACCAAGCAATTATGCATTCCTCTCACTCGCAGGTGAGAGAATTAATGCAAACCCAACCACAACTCCGAGGAAATGATTTAGGCATTATCAGAATATTAGCTCCTAGCTACCTGTTAGATAATCCTCTGAGCTTAGGAACAAACGGTAACGAACATACAGGACTACGTACTGTAATCTTACAAGCCTTACCAGAACCGTCTGAAAAAATAGATTTTTTGGGGAATCTAGTTGAGCAAAGCTTGTTAGAAGCTGCTAAACAAGGCAAATTACACATTGGCAACGATTTGCCAAAGATCATGCTGTCGAGTTTGCATCAACTGGTTTTTCAAATATCTTTATCTGAGGAAGAAATCACAGCATCCGATAGTTACATTAAAGGTTTGGCTCTTGCATCCTTGCCTAATTTTATCAGCAAGTATCTGCTGGCAATATTAACAGCGCCAAAAATTCGGCATCGTCAATATTTAATTAAGCGATATAAACAATCAGCTAAATGGGCATCTTACTTTGAAACAGGCGCTCAGTATCAGTTGAACGAACACCAAATCGCTAATACCCTTTTCGATATGATTCATATCGCTGAGTACTGCTTAGGCACAAGTGCGCTTTTAGGATCAGTTATTGGGGTTCTTTGCTTAGATAATACTCTCAGAAATAATGTAGTGTCAGAGGTTAATGCAGTCTGGAATGGCAAGAAAACTTTAGACTCAGACGCTCTAGAAAAGTTAACACTTCTCAATCAAGTGATTTTAGAAACGGCTCGTCTCTATCCACCTGTGCGATTTGTTAGCCAACTCACTACTGAAGCGGGTGAAGTTGAGATTGGAGAACAAAAATGTCCATTTCAAAAAGGTACTCGCTTGCTTGGCTCTATTCTTACAGCTAATCGGGATGCCAATAGATACCAAAATCCAGATGATTTTGACCTCACACGAAATTTTTCAGATATCTTATCTTGGAACGGCGAAGGGCATGAGCGAGCCTGTCCTGGTACATCCTTATCAATTGGCTTTATCAAAATTTTCTGTTTACATCTGTTCCACAACTATCAATGGGACTCAATTACAGAAGTCAAGTGGGATTTTGAAAAAGTGACTGCCGTTACTCCTAATAATTTAGTACTACAAGGTTTTGCTCAAAGACTGTGA
- a CDS encoding tRNA-dihydrouridine synthase family protein, which yields MPQVSLPQSFYPHLPLTALAPMQDVTNLWFMKVIAHYGSPDYFFTEYFRVNDTSRLNRGILAAITENDTGRPVFAQMIGESIPDLVRTAKELCNYNIAGVDLNMGCPAPRIYRKNVGGGLLLLPEKVDRILGELRQAVSDRPLTVKMRVGFENTDNFDKILDIINRHRIDLLSLHGRTVKDMYHGAVKYDLIAEAVRRVDCPVLANGNINSATTAVEVLSQTGAAGVMVGRWAIGNPWIFNQIRQALRKELIAPVPLAEVRNYIDRLWQTPTATTMPERSRIGYLKMFLNYIALSVDTEGDFLRLMRHTSTEAELFNLCDRVLLTDLTKTLALVPSLK from the coding sequence ATGCCCCAGGTATCGCTCCCCCAATCGTTCTATCCACACCTACCTCTCACCGCTCTTGCGCCCATGCAGGATGTGACAAACCTCTGGTTTATGAAGGTGATTGCTCACTATGGCAGCCCTGACTACTTTTTCACCGAATATTTCCGCGTCAATGATACCTCACGGCTCAATCGTGGCATTCTAGCAGCCATCACCGAAAACGACACAGGTCGTCCCGTTTTTGCGCAAATGATTGGCGAAAGTATTCCAGATTTAGTCAGAACAGCAAAGGAACTTTGCAACTATAATATCGCTGGAGTTGACTTGAACATGGGCTGTCCAGCACCTAGAATCTATCGCAAAAATGTTGGGGGTGGATTGCTGCTCTTACCAGAAAAAGTGGATCGGATTTTGGGAGAATTACGGCAAGCAGTTAGCGATCGCCCTTTAACCGTCAAGATGCGCGTAGGCTTTGAAAATACAGATAATTTTGACAAAATTCTAGATATAATCAATCGCCACAGGATTGATTTGCTCTCTTTGCATGGTCGCACCGTCAAAGATATGTACCACGGGGCAGTGAAATATGATTTAATCGCTGAAGCAGTTAGACGAGTCGATTGTCCAGTGCTGGCCAATGGCAATATCAACTCGGCGACAACTGCTGTTGAAGTGCTTTCTCAAACGGGCGCGGCGGGTGTGATGGTGGGACGTTGGGCGATCGGGAATCCTTGGATTTTTAATCAAATTCGGCAAGCTTTGCGAAAAGAACTGATCGCGCCCGTTCCTTTAGCGGAGGTACGCAACTATATCGATCGTTTATGGCAAACCCCCACAGCAACAACTATGCCAGAGCGATCGCGCATAGGCTACCTAAAAATGTTCCTCAACTACATTGCCCTGAGTGTTGACACTGAAGGTGATTTTTTACGGTTGATGCGACATACTTCTACTGAGGCAGAATTGTTTAACCTCTGCGATCGCGTTCTCCTTACCGATCTGACAAAAACTTTAGCCCTAGTACCTTCCTTAAAATAA